CGGTTTTGTAGATATAAAATCATTCATATTCTAATAATTGAATAAAATAGGTACCACAAGCAGCCAGGAAAAGTTCAAGCTTGCATTGGATGAACTGTCACAACTTATGGCAATGTTTGCCGTTTCAGATGTGGTTCCCTGGCTTGGGTGGATTGATCGATTGAGTGGTCTTACAGGAAAGATGAAGAACTGTGGAAAGAAATTAGATGCAATAGTTGGGAATGCAATTGAGGATCATCGCCAAAAGAATCGAATTTCTAAAGAAAACCCGGGAGCTGTTATGGAGCACAAAGAAGAAGACTTCATCGATGTTTGCTTGTCCATTATGGAGCAATCACAGATTCCTGGAAACAACCCCGAAATCTCTGTTAAAGCTATGATCTTGGTAACACGTCGATCTCACAGAAGCATGTTAAAGGACTTCACCTTTAtataagtttttttatttttttattttttgcgtATGTGCAGGACATGTTAATTGGTGGGAGTGACACCATAAAATCAGTCATGATATGGACCCTTTCTTTGTTGTTGAACCATCAAGATGTGTTGGACAAAGCAACAGCGGAAGTAGATAAACACtttaggaaaaagaagaagttatCGCATAATACACCTACCGTGGATGCTGCTGATATTCCTAACCTCATCTACATCCAAGCGATCATCAAAGAATCAATGCGATTATACCCTGCCGGCAACTTGACGGAGCGAATGACGAGTGATGATTGTGAGGTTGGTGGCTTTCACATACCTGCTGGGACTCGCTTATGGGTTAACGTATGGAAAATGCAACGAGACCCAAAggtgtggaatgatcccttggtATTTCGACCTGAGAGATTTTTGAACAGTGACATAGATGTGAAGGGTAAGCATTATGAACTGGTACCATTTGGAACTGGTAGACGGATATGTCCGGGGGCATCGTTTGCCTTAGAAGTCTTGCATTTGCTTCTTACTCGTCTTATTCTTGAGTTCGAGATGAAGGCACCAGATGGGAACATTGACATGAGGGTAAGACCAGGTTTTTTCAACAGCAAGGTAATGCCGCTAGATGTTCTGGTCACCCCACGCAAACTAGAATACTAGATAATAATAGGGATGAGTTGCAGCTGCGCTTTGTAATTGGGAATTGAATGCAGGTTTCTAGCAGCAGCATGATGCTTGCCACCGTATTTctctatttctttttattttatgaaattgcatATTGATTTCGCGGTTTCACTACTCATTGTGCCTTGGCGAGAGTACGAAGTTGCCCAATTAGTATGTTATGTACGTGTTGTAGGTGTGCCAGTAATTAATTAGTAGATGTATTCGTATTAGTTtagagttttagtttgatttgaatTGTAATGGATGGTAATATAAGTCAGGGTCTTCGCGTCCCTGAATTATAGGTGTTTGTTGTGTTTAAGGTGTGTGTACGGTTATATTTAGATAACCATTATGTTAGTAAGTTTCATATGCAGTTATTCCTTAGTTGTAGGAAGTTATGTAACTTCTCTATGCGTGTATAAATTCACAATCAATGAATGAAGAAATCATAGACTGTTTATGTAAACAGATTGTTAGTCTTTTGTAACAAAGGTATTAGTGTCCCTTCGACGATATTAGAGGTCGTGCGCCCCTCTACGGATACCACAACCCCTTTTCTATCAATCCATTAACAAAATAGGTAGAAAGAAGGATCGAAACCCTGTtgttccatcttcttcttcttcccattaACAACACAGCAAGAAGTGTGGCAAGCACGAAGAAATTGGAGTCCTATGCCAAGCACCTTACTTCATTTATTTGAAGCTTGGTCTTCCAATGTGTTGCGTGGTAAAGGAAGAGAAGTGTGGCAAATACTTCATTATGCGATTTGCTGGGCCTTGTGGAAGGAATAGAATGGAAGAGTTTTTGGAGGTAGGCATAAGTGTGTACAAGAAGTTATTGACTTGATTAAGCAATTGATAGTCTTATGGTCTTGTGATAAGGATACCTTCAAGTTTGTCGATCCTAGCTTA
This portion of the Papaver somniferum cultivar HN1 chromosome 11, ASM357369v1, whole genome shotgun sequence genome encodes:
- the LOC113323866 gene encoding bifunctional protein STORR-like, with product MSCLMMKKSFHIFYDQATSIFTLLLAFLVTFSTIIIYYVQKKRDLKHNVTSSSSSAITTTPLLPEASGSWPVIGHLLLFMGEHQLTHVTLGNMADKHGPIFSVRLGSHRTLVVSSWDMVKECFTGMTDKLLSNRPVSLATKIMMYDTESYVFAPYGKYWRELRKISTHRLLSHQQLEKSKYMRVSEVDNAFKKLHESCSNNKQGGDTASATTLVRMDDWLAYLTFNVIGRIVGGFQSNAVTTGTTSSQEKFKLALDELSQLMAMFAVSDVVPWLGWIDRLSGLTGKMKNCGKKLDAIVGNAIEDHRQKNRISKENPGAVMEHKEEDFIDVCLSIMEQSQIPGNNPEISVKAMILDMLIGGSDTIKSVMIWTLSLLLNHQDVLDKATAEVDKHFRKKKKLSHNTPTVDAADIPNLIYIQAIIKESMRLYPAGNLTERMTSDDCEVGGFHIPAGTRLWVNVWKMQRDPKVWNDPLVFRPERFLNSDIDVKGKHYELVPFGTGRRICPGASFALEVLHLLLTRLILEFEMKAPDGNIDMRVRPGFFNSKVMPLDVLVTPRKLEY